CGGCTTAGATCATTCACAAACGCAATACAGGGCGGACAATCCGCCAGGTGCTTCTCAATCTTTTCGCACGACAAATCGTCTACCCGCTTGTCGATATACTCCGAGAGCGCCGCGAATAAGCGCTTGCACTCTACCGGCCTCGCAAGTCTGCCGCGCTTCTTCTTCTTCGATTTGCTCGGTGACGCCAATTCACGCCTCACGAACAGTCGCGCCCGATGCAACCGCACCCGCACCGTCCCCTCCCTAAGTCCCGTAATTTTCGCGACCTCGGAAGTGTTCAGGTCCTCCATGTCATGCAGCACAAGAATCAGCCGGTACTGCGGCGGGATTCGCAACACCGCCTCGTGAACGCGACGGGCTTCCTGCTTCGAGATCACCTGATGCTCCGGACTGTGATCTCCATCTTTGGTCAGCGACGCCAGTTCTTCGCTGTCCGGCATCAATTCATCCAGAGACAACGTGTGCTGCGGGGCGAACTTGCTTCTGCGCCGGCTCATCCAGCACCGGTTGCGGGTAACCTTATATAACCATACGGCCAGCGCTTGCGGCTCTTCCACGTTCGCCAGGTGCTTCACCGACGTCAGCAGCACATCCTGCGTCGTGTCCTCGGCGTCTTCCCGATGCCCGCAAACCTTCATGCTGAAAGAGAAAACCGTGTTCTGCAAAAGCGGCAACGCCTTCTCGACTTCGCCGGTTCGCAGCAGGTTCGCGGCTTCGATGATCTCTGGTCTCATCTACACCAATTATCGCAAATCGCGCCACCATTCCCATGTGATGCCCGTCATTGCCAGCCCCACCCGGAGTAGTAGTCTTCTCCGCTACTGGAAACCAGGAGAATGCACGTGACTTTCCTCAGAGCTTCCATCGTCATCATCGCCCTGCTTGCCATCGTTTTCGCCGCCGACCAGAAGCAGCCCAGCTTCGATGTCCCGGTACTTTCCACCGAAGTCAATCAGTTCGGTGGCCGTCCGGGCAGCTTCCATTTCGTCACCAACGAACAGACGATGGCCGACGCCCGCGAACTCAAAGACGCCATGGCTGCTCTTGACCGCCTCGACGCCGAGACTTCGAAACTCGACTTCTTCAGTCGTCAGGCGCTCGAACCCGATCTCAGGGTCGTCCGCAAGTTCGCCCTCAACGTTCACCTCGGACGCAACTCGAATGCCGGGCCCAAGGCGGCAGAAGTCGAAGCTCGCCTCAATGAAGCGAAGGGCAACTTCATGTGCGGCGCCTGCCACGGACACGGCATGCACCAGATGATGCATGGCGGCCAGGGCGGCGGCATGATGCGCGGCGGCCCCCACCAGGAGCAGCCCAGCAAGACCCCTGGACAGCCATTAACCCCGTCCAAGTAAGGCGACGTTGCCCAAAGTGGCTCAAATAGCGCCCTAGATGCGGGTTCACCTTGCCTTGGCCCGTGAAGTAACCACTAGGACTACGACCATTGGCATTTGAGTACTGTCCAGATGGCCCGCTAAGCTATTCCCTAAATAGCAGCAAAGTAACCTTACTTCGGGCAGATGCGAACGTCGGCTACCAATTTCGAAGCGTTCATTTATAGCGCCACCCCCTCGTTGGCCGCGCAGTGTACCAAGTCTTTTAACGATCTTCCGGCAAACTGGATCTCGTTCAAGGAACCCGAGGTCGCCGCTG
This region of Terriglobales bacterium genomic DNA includes:
- a CDS encoding sigma-70 family RNA polymerase sigma factor — its product is MRPEIIEAANLLRTGEVEKALPLLQNTVFSFSMKVCGHREDAEDTTQDVLLTSVKHLANVEEPQALAVWLYKVTRNRCWMSRRRSKFAPQHTLSLDELMPDSEELASLTKDGDHSPEHQVISKQEARRVHEAVLRIPPQYRLILVLHDMEDLNTSEVAKITGLREGTVRVRLHRARLFVRRELASPSKSKKKKRGRLARPVECKRLFAALSEYIDKRVDDLSCEKIEKHLADCPPCIAFVNDLSRAVDRCKSLEVPCDTKTSASLKRLLEQEFARLSESQPS